In a single window of the Trichocoleus sp. genome:
- a CDS encoding cytosine deaminase, giving the protein MPLLNSATPHYWLTNAHIPAALLVDCPLPTNGEFAAADLEIRAGQITQILPAGSRSPDATPGFDLKRGIVFPCFVDMHTHLDKGHIWGRSPNVDGTFQSALDAVHKDSVQNWNAEDVYRRMEFGLKCSYAHGTQAIRTHIDALGEQAEISFGVFQALRAEWADRLTLQAVSLVPLDYYSTPGGEKLADLVAAAGGILGGVGWMSPELEAQIDRVFALAQERNLNLDFHVDESGNPADIMLRYVADAALRHHFTGQVICGHCCSLAVQSPPEVLKTLNQVKQAKVGIVSLPMCNLYLQDRNQQSALNQEMRLSEWDAAAAEFPTQTPRWRGVTLAHELKHSGIPIAFASDNCRDPFYGYGDHDGLEVLTQATRAVQLDAPYGDWSRSVTMTPAELMGLPTLGRITVGMSADLVLFKARYFSELFARSQHDRVVLRKGQAIDRTLPDYAELDDLL; this is encoded by the coding sequence CAGCCGCAGATCTGGAAATTCGAGCCGGTCAGATTACCCAGATTTTGCCTGCGGGAAGTCGATCGCCTGATGCCACTCCTGGTTTTGATTTGAAGCGAGGCATCGTGTTTCCCTGTTTTGTTGATATGCACACTCACCTGGATAAAGGGCATATCTGGGGACGATCGCCCAATGTGGATGGCACGTTTCAATCGGCGCTGGATGCGGTTCACAAGGACTCTGTACAGAACTGGAACGCAGAAGATGTCTATCGGCGCATGGAGTTTGGGCTAAAGTGCAGCTATGCTCACGGAACTCAGGCAATCCGCACCCATATTGATGCTTTAGGGGAGCAGGCAGAGATTAGCTTTGGGGTGTTTCAAGCACTTCGGGCAGAATGGGCAGATCGGCTGACGCTGCAAGCTGTCTCCCTGGTGCCGCTCGATTATTATTCGACGCCAGGAGGCGAAAAGCTGGCAGACCTCGTTGCAGCCGCAGGCGGGATATTGGGCGGAGTGGGCTGGATGAGTCCGGAGCTGGAGGCACAGATCGATCGCGTTTTTGCCCTGGCGCAGGAGCGAAACCTCAACCTCGATTTTCATGTGGATGAAAGCGGCAACCCAGCGGATATTATGCTGCGCTATGTCGCGGATGCGGCACTACGTCATCACTTTACGGGACAAGTCATTTGTGGACATTGCTGTAGTCTTGCGGTGCAGTCTCCGCCAGAAGTCCTTAAAACGCTGAATCAGGTCAAGCAAGCCAAAGTTGGGATTGTCAGTTTGCCAATGTGCAATCTTTATTTGCAAGACCGCAATCAGCAGTCGGCGTTGAATCAGGAGATGCGCCTCTCAGAATGGGATGCGGCAGCAGCAGAATTTCCAACCCAAACCCCTCGCTGGCGGGGTGTGACTCTGGCACACGAGTTGAAGCATTCTGGCATTCCGATCGCGTTTGCCAGCGACAACTGCCGCGATCCTTTCTATGGCTATGGGGATCACGACGGGTTGGAAGTGCTGACTCAAGCCACACGCGCCGTTCAACTAGATGCCCCTTATGGAGACTGGAGCCGCAGCGTTACCATGACCCCGGCTGAGCTAATGGGGCTTCCTACACTGGGGCGCATTACCGTTGGTATGTCTGCGGATCTGGTTCTGTTCAAAGCCCGCTATTTCAGCGAATTGTTTGCTCGCTCTCAGCATGATCGGGTGGTGCTGCGAAAGGGTCAGGCGATCGATCGCACCTTGCCGGACTATGCCGAGTTAGACGATTTGCTTTAA
- a CDS encoding GUN4 domain-containing protein, which produces MTDINTYLKVLELEPGASEAEIKQAYRDLVFVWHPDRFVDHPRLQKKAQEKLKQLNIAYEFLQASLPETATVSSSKGSVYHKTSVAGVDLNHLEELLHLNRWKEADLETKMLLLKVSGREKEGWLRPEDVKKLSLDVLGAIDLLWLNYSNERFGFSVQKTIWQAVSLKSDRIMDIRTRSELRFGIAVGWYVNNAWLLQWDNFGYDIQAPRGNLPRQYIFILPGWWRYSRGLGGYLLWEFEQLLLKL; this is translated from the coding sequence ATGACTGACATCAATACTTACTTGAAAGTTCTAGAACTTGAGCCGGGCGCATCTGAAGCAGAAATTAAGCAGGCTTATCGAGATCTGGTTTTTGTCTGGCATCCCGATCGGTTTGTCGATCATCCGCGATTGCAAAAGAAAGCCCAGGAAAAGCTGAAACAACTCAACATAGCGTACGAATTCTTGCAGGCTTCTCTCCCTGAAACTGCTACAGTCTCGTCGTCCAAAGGCTCGGTCTATCACAAAACCTCGGTGGCTGGGGTTGATCTGAACCATCTGGAGGAACTTCTCCATCTAAACCGCTGGAAAGAAGCCGATCTGGAAACAAAGATGCTGCTGCTGAAAGTTTCAGGCAGAGAAAAGGAGGGATGGCTGCGTCCGGAAGATGTCAAAAAGCTGTCGCTGGATGTGCTGGGGGCGATCGATTTACTCTGGCTGAACTATAGCAACGAACGATTTGGCTTCAGTGTCCAGAAGACGATCTGGCAAGCCGTTAGCTTAAAGTCTGACAGAATCATGGATATTCGGACGCGCAGCGAGCTGCGATTTGGCATTGCTGTCGGCTGGTATGTCAATAATGCCTGGCTGCTGCAATGGGATAACTTTGGGTACGATATTCAGGCTCCCAGAGGCAATTTACCCCGACAGTACATTTTCATCCTGCCCGGATGGTGGCGCTATTCGAGAGGGCTAGGCGGCTATCTGCTGTGGGAGTTCGAGCAGCTTTTGCTGAAGCTTTGA